The proteins below come from a single Burkholderia sp. FERM BP-3421 genomic window:
- a CDS encoding lysylphosphatidylglycerol synthase domain-containing protein, producing MKHSGRIAALAGLAIAAWLVWRDHPAAVWALMRDAGFGLVLAGCLHLLPMCANAWDWRSLIRPAERPSFTTMLRFVWLRESINGLLPVARIGGEIVAFRLLRLDRVRPGTAMASLIVDTQLTLISQVVFALIACGYLLGQANSQATRFAGTFVWSIAGLVPVLILFALAQHARPFERMAGTLNRLTSGKMLALLGQSVRVDQSIKLIWRRTGIVIRYLFVWQTLQCAGFALEIWAALHVLGTDATFAQAFVIEALIQMLSSVAFLVPGSLGVQEGGFILIGALLGFDAPTCLALAGARRVRDLLFYVPGLVAWQLAEFRAPREKKRGVRPEEPAHATHSNHA from the coding sequence ATGAAGCATTCAGGCCGTATCGCCGCCCTGGCCGGCTTGGCAATTGCCGCGTGGCTCGTCTGGCGCGACCATCCGGCGGCCGTGTGGGCGCTGATGCGCGACGCGGGTTTCGGCCTCGTGCTGGCCGGCTGCCTCCACCTCCTTCCCATGTGCGCGAACGCCTGGGATTGGCGCTCGCTCATCCGCCCGGCCGAACGTCCGTCCTTTACGACGATGCTTAGGTTCGTCTGGCTCCGGGAGTCGATCAACGGGCTGCTGCCCGTGGCCCGGATCGGCGGCGAGATCGTCGCGTTCCGGCTGCTGCGTCTCGACAGGGTGCGGCCGGGGACCGCGATGGCCAGCCTCATCGTCGACACGCAACTCACGCTGATCAGCCAGGTCGTGTTCGCATTGATTGCGTGCGGCTACCTGCTGGGTCAGGCGAATTCCCAGGCGACGCGGTTCGCAGGCACATTCGTATGGAGTATCGCCGGCCTCGTGCCGGTATTGATCCTGTTCGCGCTCGCCCAGCATGCCCGGCCGTTCGAACGCATGGCGGGAACGCTCAATCGTCTCACCAGCGGCAAGATGCTCGCGCTCCTCGGGCAATCGGTGCGCGTCGATCAGTCGATCAAGCTGATCTGGCGTCGAACGGGTATCGTCATCCGCTATCTGTTCGTCTGGCAGACGCTCCAATGCGCCGGCTTCGCGCTCGAGATCTGGGCCGCGCTCCATGTCCTCGGCACCGACGCCACGTTCGCGCAGGCGTTCGTGATCGAGGCGTTGATCCAGATGCTCAGCAGCGTCGCGTTTCTCGTGCCGGGCAGCCTGGGCGTGCAGGAGGGCGGCTTCATCCTCATCGGCGCGCTGCTCGGCTTCGACGCCCCGACTTGTCTGGCGCTCGCGGGCGCCCGGCGCGTGCGCGATCTGCTGTTCTACGTGCCGGGGCTCGTCGCCTGGCAATTGGCGGAGTTCCGCGCGCCGCGCGAAAAGAAGAGGGGCGTGCGCCCGGAAGAACCCGCGCATGCCACGCATTCGAACCACGCCTGA
- the fliD gene encoding flagellar filament capping protein FliD: MAIDRLTNNTTINSNTALQDATQSIINGTTGKSNLNIAGLIGVLVNDRTKGLNVAISSATTRNNDLSAAFGRVRTELASLQKTLTSLSDGTLQQKFAVNASGKGLTATTEKGATAGSYQVEVKQVATSQTLVSSAFDPKQKLGTGTMTLKVGDKSMQLDVTPENNTPAGITAAINASQKNPGVTATIVNGTDGAHLVLRTVASGSANVINIDVSSVKDDGGLSKFAVQSVVDPKGGPSKVMDGAHTWTQSKDAAAQDAIVSVGGITARHADNAMKDVIACVTLNVTQEALGSTQTLTISPDIDAQAKVVTDFVTQYNSVMKTAADYSKFDKTAEKGKQGGILLGDPTLNAIRNSLGKIMAGGIDNGTAKAGFAEIGVKFAPAGSNLPDGSLVVDNAALKAALQNKPAVVARVFNATDGLGKQMSNQINQHIRDDGTKLTDKGTLAVRLSEIDTSMKSLSQRREQLAGYAEQLTTQYKSQFTMLDALMAKMKTNGDYLTLLFGGNK, encoded by the coding sequence ATGGCGATCGACAGGTTAACCAACAACACGACAATCAATTCCAACACCGCGCTGCAGGACGCGACGCAGTCGATCATCAACGGCACCACGGGCAAGAGCAATCTGAACATTGCGGGGCTGATCGGCGTTCTGGTCAATGACAGGACCAAGGGCTTGAACGTGGCGATCAGTTCCGCCACCACCCGGAACAACGATTTGTCCGCCGCGTTCGGCCGCGTGCGCACCGAACTGGCGTCGCTGCAGAAGACGCTGACCTCGCTGTCCGACGGCACGCTGCAGCAGAAATTCGCGGTCAACGCATCGGGCAAAGGCCTGACGGCCACCACCGAGAAGGGCGCGACGGCCGGCAGCTACCAGGTGGAAGTCAAGCAGGTCGCGACTTCCCAGACTCTCGTGTCGAGCGCGTTCGATCCGAAGCAGAAGCTCGGCACCGGCACGATGACGCTCAAGGTCGGCGACAAGTCGATGCAGCTCGACGTCACCCCGGAGAACAACACCCCGGCCGGCATCACCGCCGCCATCAACGCCTCGCAGAAGAACCCGGGCGTGACGGCCACGATCGTCAATGGTACCGACGGCGCGCACCTGGTGCTGCGCACGGTCGCCTCGGGCAGCGCGAACGTCATCAACATCGACGTCAGCAGCGTCAAGGACGACGGCGGCCTGTCGAAGTTCGCGGTGCAGTCGGTGGTCGATCCGAAGGGCGGCCCGTCGAAGGTGATGGACGGGGCTCACACCTGGACCCAGAGCAAGGACGCGGCGGCCCAGGATGCGATCGTCTCGGTCGGCGGCATCACGGCGCGCCACGCCGACAACGCGATGAAGGACGTGATCGCCTGCGTGACGCTGAACGTCACGCAGGAGGCGCTCGGCTCGACCCAGACGCTCACGATCTCGCCCGACATCGATGCGCAGGCGAAGGTGGTCACCGATTTCGTCACCCAGTACAACTCCGTGATGAAGACGGCGGCAGATTACTCGAAGTTCGACAAAACTGCGGAGAAAGGCAAGCAGGGCGGCATCCTGCTCGGCGATCCGACGCTCAACGCGATCCGCAACTCGCTCGGCAAGATCATGGCGGGCGGGATCGACAACGGCACGGCCAAGGCCGGTTTCGCGGAAATCGGTGTGAAGTTCGCGCCGGCGGGCTCGAACCTGCCGGACGGCTCGCTGGTGGTCGACAACGCCGCGTTGAAGGCGGCGCTGCAGAACAAGCCCGCGGTCGTGGCCCGGGTGTTCAACGCAACCGACGGCCTCGGCAAGCAGATGAGCAACCAGATCAACCAGCACATCCGCGACGACGGCACCAAGTTGACCGACAAGGGTACGCTTGCGGTCCGCCTCAGCGAGATCGATACGAGCATGAAGAGCCTGTCGCAGCGCCGGGAACAGCTGGCGGGCTACGCCGAGCAGCTGACCACGCAGTACAAGTCGCAGTTCACGATGCTCGACGCGCTGATGGCGAAGATGAAGACCAACGGCGACTACCTGACGCTATTGTTTGGCGGCAATAAGTAA
- a CDS encoding YadA family autotransporter adhesin, with amino-acid sequence MNKSYRTMWNESLGAWVAASELDAARGKPNKSAVAAATAIALFVIAQGNALAQYAPSGGSAVAQAIAIGSNSGTGPNASAANTIAIGNGAVANQTQAIAMGLNSSATGSLAVAVGYLNTASGFASTALGDQATASNTFSVALGTLSYASESAATAVGYQANALATNATALGQYAVVTATGDNGTALGSQANVSATSATAIGQGATAANANAVALGSGSVTAAPNPTASAMIGGISYGFAGILPTSVVSVGAPGAERQITNVAAGRVSATSTDAVNGSQLNATNQALNSLSTSTSTSISSLSTGVSSLSTSLNATNSTVAQLSSSTSTSIGSLSTGVSNINNQLTSLSTSLNNTTLAQKSSGIAADMNGTGSDQPTVTAGSNSVAVGANSTNGGRSNVVSVGSDTQPRQIINVAPGTQGTDAVNLNQLNATQAAANSYTDQRVGALQQSVSDVTRNAYSGIAIAGALAGLPQVDTGKTISMGAGFSNYGGYTAVAIGGSARLTENTIVKLGVGTVNGSRAMVNGGIGYSW; translated from the coding sequence ATGAATAAGTCATACCGGACGATGTGGAATGAGTCGCTTGGGGCGTGGGTGGCCGCGTCGGAACTGGATGCTGCGCGGGGGAAGCCGAACAAGTCGGCCGTTGCCGCTGCCACCGCAATCGCTTTGTTTGTGATCGCTCAAGGTAATGCGCTCGCGCAATACGCTCCGTCTGGCGGTTCGGCCGTTGCACAGGCAATAGCAATCGGTTCAAATTCTGGCACGGGACCGAATGCCTCGGCCGCAAATACTATCGCAATCGGCAACGGGGCGGTGGCAAACCAGACCCAGGCAATCGCTATGGGCTTGAATTCCAGCGCCACGGGCTCACTCGCAGTCGCGGTTGGTTACCTCAACACCGCAAGTGGTTTCGCGTCGACAGCGCTTGGGGATCAAGCAACTGCAAGTAACACATTTTCTGTTGCACTTGGAACGCTTTCCTATGCCTCGGAATCCGCTGCGACAGCGGTAGGTTATCAGGCAAATGCGCTCGCCACCAATGCAACTGCGCTTGGCCAGTATGCCGTTGTAACTGCGACAGGAGACAATGGTACGGCGCTTGGCTCACAGGCAAATGTTTCCGCCACTTCAGCCACGGCTATTGGCCAAGGTGCTACGGCCGCCAATGCGAACGCGGTTGCTTTGGGCTCCGGCTCGGTCACGGCCGCGCCGAACCCGACGGCCAGCGCGATGATCGGCGGCATCTCGTACGGCTTCGCGGGCATTTTGCCGACGAGCGTCGTGAGCGTGGGCGCACCGGGCGCGGAGCGCCAGATCACCAATGTCGCCGCCGGCCGGGTCTCCGCGACCAGCACGGATGCGGTCAACGGCAGCCAGCTGAACGCGACGAACCAGGCCCTCAACAGCCTGTCGACGTCGACGTCGACCAGCATCAGCTCGCTGTCGACAGGGGTCAGTTCGCTGTCCACGAGCCTGAACGCGACCAACAGCACGGTGGCGCAGTTGTCCAGTTCCACGTCGACCAGCATCGGTTCGTTGTCGACCGGGGTGTCGAACATCAACAACCAGTTGACGTCGCTTTCGACCTCGCTCAACAACACGACGCTTGCGCAGAAATCATCGGGCATCGCGGCCGACATGAACGGCACGGGCTCGGACCAGCCGACCGTCACCGCCGGCTCGAACTCGGTGGCGGTCGGCGCAAATTCGACGAACGGCGGCCGCTCGAATGTCGTATCGGTCGGCAGCGACACGCAGCCGCGGCAGATCATCAACGTCGCGCCCGGTACGCAGGGTACCGATGCAGTCAATCTGAATCAATTGAATGCTACGCAGGCGGCGGCAAATTCGTACACGGATCAACGCGTCGGGGCGTTACAGCAAAGCGTATCGGATGTTACACGCAACGCTTACTCCGGGATTGCCATCGCAGGCGCTTTGGCCGGTCTGCCGCAAGTTGATACAGGAAAAACCATTTCAATGGGCGCGGGATTCAGCAACTACGGAGGTTACACGGCCGTCGCGATAGGTGGGAGCGCGCGACTGACCGAGAATACCATCGTCAAGCTTGGTGTCGGTACGGTAAATGGATCTCGCGCGATGGTTAACGGCGGCATTGGATATTCATGGTGA
- a CDS encoding RICIN domain-containing protein, producing the protein MKNDWRRGWAWLVALACALLLSTGARAAGVPSYTDIVSASSGLCLSSAGNASTAGAVIVQTSCSGSANTTWALVPVAGNRYHVVLQGTGLCLAVNGGGSKAGTTLVQWACSDTGLNGQWTFLAVGASYRLVSAVSAMCAAVNGGSNADGAQLVQWPCQSATALNDQFNLYLPVQAATNVVAAHSGRCMVENGNTAVQGACNSQGSTSWSFMPAGSGYQIVSNTGKCLAVNGNSLAAGATVIPWACGDTRLNGQWTVLPVNGRYRLVSALSGMCAAVNGGSKADGALIVQWPCQSATALNDQFLLTLPQTFPVTLPSAWSAVIPLPVNPIGLANTPAGKLVMWSSNQPFTFQGDVGGNATQTYTAVFDPATNTATQFIETSAGADMFCPGTAMLSDGRLLVNGGDSSPRTSLYDWSTNAWSTAARMNIPRGYEGDTVLSTGSVLTLGGSWSGGSGGKNGEVWTNGGSWTVLSGVPETNIIGPDPAGVARGDNHPWLFAQSNGSVFHAGPSSQMNWISTNGSGSIQSAGKRGVDPFAINGNASLYDVGQILKTGGAKSYEQHGTVPNYASNAAYMIDITRGPNQAVGVKRINGMTYQRGFASSVILPNGSIVIIGGQSVAVPFTDSTAVLVPEIWDPATQRFNLLKPMQTPRTYHSTAILMADGRVFSGGGGQCGAGCAANHLNAEILTPPYLLNADGTPAARPTIVSAPASTTHGTTIAVSTQGAVSSFVLMRMASITHTVNNDQRRIPLAIAASSGTAYQLTIPADAGVVLPGYYMLFALDANGVPSVSKAIKIG; encoded by the coding sequence ATGAAAAACGATTGGCGCCGGGGGTGGGCCTGGCTCGTCGCGCTTGCCTGCGCACTGTTGTTGTCCACGGGCGCGCGAGCGGCCGGGGTGCCGTCCTACACGGATATCGTGTCCGCGAGCAGCGGGCTCTGCCTGTCGAGCGCGGGCAATGCGTCGACCGCCGGCGCGGTCATCGTCCAGACTTCCTGCTCGGGGAGTGCCAATACCACCTGGGCATTGGTGCCGGTGGCCGGCAATCGCTATCACGTCGTGCTGCAAGGCACGGGGCTGTGTCTCGCGGTGAACGGTGGCGGCAGCAAGGCCGGCACGACACTGGTTCAGTGGGCATGCAGCGACACGGGGCTGAACGGGCAATGGACGTTCCTCGCGGTCGGCGCCAGCTACCGGCTGGTATCGGCGGTCAGCGCGATGTGCGCGGCCGTGAACGGCGGCTCGAATGCCGATGGGGCGCAGCTGGTCCAGTGGCCCTGCCAGAGCGCGACCGCGCTGAACGATCAGTTCAACCTCTACCTGCCCGTGCAGGCGGCCACCAACGTGGTGGCCGCCCACAGCGGGCGCTGCATGGTGGAGAACGGCAATACCGCCGTGCAAGGCGCATGCAACAGCCAGGGCAGCACCAGTTGGAGCTTCATGCCGGCGGGCAGCGGTTATCAGATCGTGTCGAACACCGGCAAGTGTCTTGCCGTGAACGGCAACAGTCTCGCGGCTGGCGCGACAGTGATTCCGTGGGCATGCGGCGATACCAGGCTGAATGGGCAATGGACAGTCCTGCCCGTCAACGGACGTTACCGGCTGGTGTCCGCGCTCAGCGGAATGTGCGCGGCCGTGAACGGCGGTTCGAAAGCCGATGGCGCGCTGATCGTCCAGTGGCCCTGCCAAAGCGCGACCGCGCTGAACGACCAGTTCCTGCTGACGTTGCCGCAGACGTTCCCGGTCACGCTGCCGTCCGCGTGGAGCGCGGTGATTCCGTTGCCGGTGAATCCGATCGGCCTCGCCAATACGCCGGCGGGCAAGCTCGTGATGTGGTCGTCCAATCAGCCGTTCACTTTCCAGGGCGACGTCGGCGGTAATGCGACCCAGACGTACACGGCCGTGTTCGACCCCGCGACCAATACAGCCACGCAATTCATCGAAACCTCGGCGGGCGCCGACATGTTCTGTCCGGGCACCGCGATGTTGTCCGACGGCCGGCTGCTCGTGAACGGCGGCGACAGCAGCCCGAGAACCTCGCTTTATGACTGGTCGACCAATGCCTGGAGTACCGCCGCGCGGATGAACATTCCGCGCGGTTACGAGGGCGACACGGTGCTGTCGACGGGCTCGGTGCTGACGCTGGGCGGCTCGTGGAGCGGCGGTTCCGGCGGCAAGAACGGGGAGGTCTGGACCAATGGCGGAAGCTGGACGGTGCTGTCCGGCGTGCCGGAAACCAACATCATCGGCCCCGATCCGGCGGGCGTGGCGCGCGGCGACAACCATCCGTGGCTGTTCGCGCAATCGAACGGCAGCGTGTTCCACGCGGGGCCCAGTTCGCAGATGAACTGGATCTCGACGAACGGCAGCGGTTCGATCCAGTCGGCCGGCAAACGCGGCGTCGATCCGTTCGCGATCAACGGCAACGCGTCACTTTACGACGTCGGCCAGATCCTGAAGACGGGTGGTGCGAAGTCGTATGAGCAGCATGGCACGGTGCCGAACTATGCGTCGAACGCGGCGTACATGATCGACATCACGCGCGGCCCGAACCAGGCGGTCGGCGTGAAGCGCATCAATGGCATGACCTATCAGCGCGGGTTCGCGAGCAGCGTGATCCTGCCGAACGGCAGCATTGTGATCATCGGCGGCCAGAGCGTGGCGGTGCCGTTCACCGATTCGACGGCCGTACTGGTGCCGGAGATCTGGGATCCGGCCACGCAGCGCTTCAACCTGCTCAAGCCGATGCAGACGCCGCGCACCTATCACAGCACGGCGATCCTGATGGCGGACGGGCGCGTGTTCTCGGGCGGCGGCGGCCAGTGCGGCGCGGGCTGCGCGGCCAATCACCTGAACGCGGAAATCCTGACGCCGCCGTATCTGCTCAACGCGGACGGCACGCCGGCCGCGCGCCCGACGATCGTGTCGGCGCCCGCCAGCACGACGCACGGCACGACGATCGCGGTGTCGACGCAGGGCGCGGTCTCGTCGTTCGTGCTGATGCGGATGGCGTCGATCACGCATACGGTTAACAACGATCAGCGCCGGATTCCGCTCGCGATCGCGGCGTCGAGCGGCACGGCGTACCAACTGACGATTCCGGCGGATGCGGGCGTCGTGCTACCGGGCTACTACATGCTGTTCGCACTCGATGCGAACGGCGTGCCGAGCGTGTCGAAAGCGATCAAGATCGGTTGA
- a CDS encoding OmpA family protein, with translation MFNAKRAVLLGATALVGCTTFSSPTHTAYSVSMPDGVQAYRVTCYGLLEGPGSCRKAAEAICKDKPVTALEGQSLLGATSGGQPDTRNLLFQCGAPRAKPSVLPAAAAPAAPAAVAPMPKAITTLNVDANFDTAQANLTPAARVRLDQLIGDARGTSIRTVTVNGYTDSVGSDVYNLDLSERRAQAVLAYLRDHGLQAGKFAGRGYGEANPVASNATAAGRASNRRVDVLLDIDKQ, from the coding sequence ATGTTCAACGCAAAACGAGCCGTACTGCTGGGCGCCACGGCGCTCGTCGGTTGCACAACCTTCTCGAGCCCGACTCACACCGCCTATTCGGTGTCGATGCCGGACGGCGTGCAAGCGTATCGAGTCACCTGCTACGGCCTGCTGGAAGGCCCCGGTTCGTGCCGCAAGGCAGCGGAGGCGATCTGCAAGGATAAGCCTGTCACGGCGCTGGAGGGGCAGTCGCTGCTGGGCGCCACGTCAGGCGGTCAGCCGGACACCCGGAATCTGCTGTTCCAATGCGGCGCGCCGCGAGCAAAGCCTTCCGTGCTTCCCGCGGCAGCCGCGCCGGCCGCACCGGCCGCCGTTGCGCCGATGCCGAAGGCAATCACGACGCTCAACGTCGATGCCAACTTCGATACGGCGCAGGCGAACCTGACGCCGGCCGCCCGCGTGCGACTGGACCAGTTGATTGGCGATGCGCGCGGCACCTCGATCAGGACGGTGACGGTCAACGGCTATACCGATTCCGTCGGCTCCGACGTCTACAATCTGGATCTGTCCGAACGCCGGGCCCAAGCGGTATTGGCTTATCTGCGGGACCACGGATTGCAGGCCGGCAAGTTTGCCGGCCGGGGTTATGGCGAGGCCAACCCGGTTGCTTCGAACGCGACGGCGGCGGGGCGGGCGAGCAATCGCCGGGTTGACGTGCTGCTCGATATCGACAAGCAATAA